From a region of the Candidatus Omnitrophota bacterium genome:
- a CDS encoding carbohydrate porin translates to MSKYVLRMLCIALTGYFIVAAGSAPGFAGEVDMMAEINALKTKLGELDSLKLRVAELEKRLEVQGCAITTSSTTVREIKESLISYKPGEGVTVPPCGIEITADATFVLQGTPNANNALDTEASLTDAAWSSDIFIRKAFDDWGLALIHLEPGQGNGVENELYLYSNVNRDQNDTDANVPVTELWYEHYLFNKQVALTAGKMDPANYIDQNEYAHDECTQFIGRIFKQNPAIEWPDDNTLGGRVILAPEFAPYLSLEATYFDADNNYEDIFDRVFASGQINFKPSKLLKLDPERWDGNYRFYWWINSRDHSKLVRQDESAPDDTKNMNTGFGFSVDQMITDVFGGFARLGWQNPALALASSSSVNSAPSHVSWSSGLQMTGKYWHRSGDVAAFGIGQVFPKENLKNINNGDGVAAEGHLEIYYKCQILKWLAITPDFQWIWNPRGISEEYQGDNDTIFVYGVRGQLDF, encoded by the coding sequence ATGTCGAAATACGTTTTACGTATGTTATGCATAGCGCTTACTGGGTATTTCATCGTTGCCGCAGGCTCCGCGCCCGGGTTTGCCGGCGAGGTGGATATGATGGCGGAGATAAATGCCCTTAAGACCAAGTTGGGCGAACTGGACTCTTTGAAGCTGCGTGTAGCCGAGCTTGAAAAGAGGCTGGAAGTCCAGGGATGCGCCATAACTACGAGCTCAACTACGGTCAGAGAGATAAAGGAATCGCTGATCTCATATAAGCCGGGAGAAGGGGTGACTGTGCCGCCCTGCGGCATCGAGATAACAGCGGACGCCACATTTGTCCTGCAGGGGACTCCTAACGCCAATAATGCGCTCGATACGGAAGCGTCACTGACAGACGCGGCGTGGTCGTCCGATATATTTATCAGGAAGGCCTTTGACGATTGGGGGCTTGCCTTGATACATCTTGAGCCGGGCCAGGGCAACGGCGTCGAGAACGAGCTTTACCTGTATAGCAATGTTAATAGGGACCAGAATGATACCGACGCCAACGTCCCCGTCACAGAACTCTGGTATGAGCACTATCTGTTCAATAAACAGGTTGCGTTAACGGCGGGCAAGATGGATCCGGCCAATTACATCGACCAGAATGAATACGCGCACGACGAGTGCACTCAATTCATCGGCCGCATCTTTAAGCAGAACCCCGCCATAGAATGGCCCGACGACAATACGTTGGGCGGTCGCGTCATATTAGCTCCCGAATTCGCTCCATACCTGTCGTTGGAAGCGACTTACTTTGACGCCGATAATAATTATGAGGACATCTTTGACAGGGTCTTCGCTTCCGGGCAGATAAATTTCAAACCTTCCAAGCTCCTTAAACTGGATCCGGAGCGATGGGACGGCAATTACCGTTTCTACTGGTGGATCAACTCCAGGGACCATTCAAAACTTGTCAGGCAGGATGAATCCGCCCCGGATGATACAAAGAACATGAATACGGGTTTCGGTTTCAGCGTCGACCAGATGATAACGGATGTCTTCGGAGGTTTTGCCAGGCTTGGATGGCAGAATCCGGCCCTTGCCCTCGCCTCGAGTTCAAGTGTGAACTCTGCGCCTTCACATGTCTCCTGGTCAAGCGGTCTGCAGATGACGGGCAAGTATTGGCACAGGTCCGGCGACGTCGCCGCTTTCGGCATAGGCCAGGTATTCCCCAAAGAGAACCTGAAGAATATCAATAACGGGGATGGCGTCGCCGCGGAAGGCCATCTCGAAATATACTATAAGTGCCAGATCCTGAAATGGCTCGCCATCACGCCCGATTTCCAGTGGATATGGAATCCGCGGGGCATAAGCGAGGAGTACCAGGGAGATAACGATACTATATTCGTATACGGCGTAAGAGGGCAGTTGGATTTCTAA
- a CDS encoding energy-coupling factor ABC transporter permease — MHMADALISPAVGGVMWAASAGLIGYSAKKVREEADDRKIPLMGVLGAFIFAAQMINFSIPATGSSGHLGGGMILAILLGPYAAFLVMASVLVVQALFFADGGLLTLGCNMFNLGFFPCFIAYPLIYRKIAGDHPSQRKIILGSVIAAVVGLQLGAFGVVMETVLSGVSELPFRAFVLLMQPIHLAIGVVEGLVTACVVNFVWKARPEILETKERAASIGKIEMKKMLSGLAVAAVIIGGALSWFASSNPDGLEWAMSKVSGKEELENNAGAHASLARFQEKTAFLPDYGFKDSAAGAGSAAGETTKWPSIDPGTSVSGLVGGVLVLSMVALIGLALKRRRNAI, encoded by the coding sequence ATGCATATGGCAGACGCTTTGATATCTCCCGCTGTGGGCGGTGTAATGTGGGCGGCTTCAGCGGGGCTCATCGGTTACAGCGCCAAAAAAGTCAGGGAGGAAGCGGATGACCGCAAGATCCCGCTTATGGGAGTACTGGGCGCGTTCATCTTTGCGGCGCAGATGATAAATTTCAGTATCCCGGCTACCGGTTCCAGCGGGCACCTTGGGGGAGGCATGATTTTGGCCATTTTGCTCGGGCCTTATGCCGCGTTCCTCGTCATGGCGTCGGTGCTGGTAGTCCAGGCGCTCTTTTTTGCCGACGGCGGCCTTCTTACGCTCGGATGCAACATGTTCAACCTCGGTTTCTTCCCGTGCTTCATCGCATATCCTTTGATCTACCGTAAGATCGCCGGTGATCATCCCTCACAAAGAAAGATAATACTCGGTTCGGTCATCGCGGCTGTCGTGGGGCTGCAGCTGGGCGCGTTCGGAGTTGTCATGGAAACGGTGTTATCGGGGGTGTCGGAGCTCCCTTTCAGGGCGTTTGTCCTGTTAATGCAGCCGATACACCTGGCGATCGGCGTCGTGGAAGGGCTCGTTACCGCCTGCGTCGTCAATTTTGTATGGAAGGCCCGCCCGGAAATTTTAGAGACGAAAGAACGAGCTGCTTCTATAGGCAAGATCGAGATGAAAAAGATGCTGTCCGGTTTGGCGGTAGCAGCTGTGATTATTGGCGGGGCTCTCAGCTGGTTCGCGTCGAGTAATCCGGACGGGTTGGAATGGGCCATGTCGAAGGTATCCGGCAAGGAAGAATTGGAAAACAACGCCGGCGCGCATGCCTCTCTGGCCCGGTTCCAGGAAAAAACGGCGTTCTTGCCCGATTATGGTTTTAAGGATAGCGCCGCCGGAGCCGGATCCGCGGCCGGCGAAACAACAAAGTGGCCGTCCATCGATCCGGGGACGTCCGTATCGGGGCTTGTAGGAGGAGTCTTGGTTCTCTCTATGGTAGCCCTGATCGGCTTAGCGCTGAAGCGCAGGAGAAACGCGATTTGA
- the cbiQ gene encoding cobalt ECF transporter T component CbiQ, with translation MNNIGKNSFDIGYMDTLAAGDSPLHRLDPRAKVITTLAFIVLVVSFHKYAVLALLPFFIYPVALIASSGLPAGYLLKKVLIVSPFALLVGIFNPMIDKGTLIQIGAVNISGGWISFLSILLRFVLTVTAALVLVASTGFGAVCDSLIKFGVPRVFVTQLMFFHRYTFVLNDEAHRLIRARSFRTFDSRAMNVKTFVSLTGHLLLRTLDRAERIYCAMRSRGFDGRIRVIRKMDIGSREVLFTAGWLLLFILLRSFDLPSKAGALVTGIFQ, from the coding sequence TTGAACAATATCGGCAAAAATTCATTCGATATCGGGTATATGGATACATTGGCCGCAGGAGACAGTCCGTTGCATCGCCTGGATCCAAGAGCCAAAGTCATCACTACGCTGGCGTTTATCGTCCTGGTAGTCTCGTTTCATAAATACGCTGTCCTGGCGCTGCTGCCTTTTTTTATATACCCTGTAGCGCTTATCGCCTCGAGCGGTCTCCCGGCAGGGTATCTTCTGAAAAAAGTCCTGATCGTTTCGCCATTTGCTCTGTTAGTAGGTATTTTTAATCCGATGATAGACAAAGGGACTCTCATCCAGATCGGGGCGGTTAATATTTCCGGCGGCTGGATATCTTTCCTATCCATCTTATTGCGTTTTGTACTGACGGTGACCGCCGCTTTGGTCCTGGTCGCCTCTACGGGGTTCGGCGCGGTTTGTGATTCATTGATAAAATTCGGAGTTCCGAGAGTTTTTGTGACGCAGCTTATGTTTTTTCACAGGTATACGTTTGTCCTGAACGACGAAGCGCATCGGTTGATCAGGGCGCGTTCTTTCCGGACGTTCGATTCCCGGGCCATGAATGTCAAGACTTTCGTTTCTCTTACAGGCCATTTATTACTGCGCACCCTGGATCGCGCCGAGCGCATTTATTGCGCGATGCGTTCCCGCGGATTCGATGGCCGTATCCGCGTTATAAGAAAGATGGATATCGGCTCCCGGGAGGTCCTGTTTACAGCCGGATGGCTGCTCTTATTTATTCTGCTGAGATCTTTTGATCTTCCGTCAAAAGCGGGAGCGCTGGTTACGGGGATTTTTCAATGA
- a CDS encoding ABC transporter ATP-binding protein, translating into MSHHIVEANDLHFTYPDGTPGLDGISFRISHGESVALVGENGAGKSTLLLHLNGYLSAVKGTLRIGDSLVSSGNLKIIRRAVGIVFQNPDDQLFMPTVFDDVAFGPLNLGLTDTEAERKAMEALKTVGVEHLRKRPPYKLSQGEKRSVSIATVLAMSPDILVMDEPTSSLDPKSRARLIELLKTFRHTKIIATHDLDMAMDLCERTIVLHKGKIAADGPTLKLFQDESLLHRCSLEKPLRMQGFPSSSE; encoded by the coding sequence ATGAGCCATCACATAGTAGAAGCTAATGACCTGCATTTTACTTATCCGGACGGCACGCCGGGACTGGACGGGATATCGTTCCGGATATCCCACGGAGAATCGGTGGCCCTTGTCGGGGAGAACGGAGCCGGGAAATCCACTCTTTTGCTGCATCTAAACGGTTACCTGTCCGCCGTAAAAGGCACTCTGCGTATCGGCGACTCACTCGTGTCCTCCGGGAATCTGAAGATAATACGCCGCGCGGTAGGCATAGTCTTCCAGAATCCGGATGACCAGTTATTCATGCCTACGGTCTTTGATGACGTGGCATTCGGGCCCCTGAACCTCGGCCTTACGGATACGGAGGCTGAGCGCAAAGCTATGGAAGCTCTCAAGACCGTCGGAGTAGAGCATCTCAGGAAGCGGCCGCCTTACAAACTTTCTCAGGGGGAGAAACGGTCTGTTTCTATCGCGACCGTCCTGGCTATGTCTCCGGATATTCTGGTGATGGACGAGCCCACATCCAGCCTCGACCCGAAATCGCGCGCAAGGCTGATAGAACTGCTGAAGACATTCCGTCATACGAAGATTATCGCTACCCATGACCTGGACATGGCAATGGACCTATGCGAGCGCACCATCGTCCTGCACAAGGGAAAGATAGCGGCTGACGGTCCTACGCTGAAACTTTTTCAGGATGAAAGCCTGCTCCACCGCTGCAGCCTCGAGAAGCCGCTCCGGATGCAGGGCTTCCCATCCTCCTCGGAGTAG
- a CDS encoding RluA family pseudouridine synthase, with protein MYNIIYEDNWLMIIDKPSGMLVIPTPKGEKNTLTDELNRELDRRGIEENAHPCHRLDRETSGLIIYAKGKKIQGLMMEEFRKKTVKKTYVAFVHGLVKKNFDIIKSGIYNRNKKRLESAVTKYKVLGRRGNFSILEVEPVTGRTNQIRIHLKAIGHPIVGESVYAFRKDFKLRFRRTALHAGAMEFTHPVTKEKMRFESPLAPDMKNFLNKEK; from the coding sequence ATGTATAATATTATATATGAAGATAATTGGCTTATGATAATAGACAAGCCTTCCGGCATGCTCGTTATCCCCACCCCGAAGGGCGAGAAGAATACCCTCACGGATGAGCTGAATCGCGAGCTCGACAGGCGCGGCATAGAGGAAAACGCGCATCCCTGTCACCGGTTAGACCGCGAGACGTCAGGCTTGATAATTTACGCAAAAGGCAAGAAGATCCAGGGCCTCATGATGGAAGAATTCAGGAAGAAAACGGTCAAGAAGACCTATGTAGCCTTTGTCCACGGTTTAGTCAAAAAAAACTTTGATATTATAAAGAGCGGAATATATAATAGGAACAAGAAAAGGCTGGAATCGGCTGTAACCAAATACAAGGTTCTGGGGAGAAGGGGAAATTTCAGTATCCTGGAAGTGGAACCGGTAACGGGCAGGACGAACCAGATCCGCATACACTTAAAAGCGATAGGCCACCCGATAGTCGGCGAGAGCGTTTACGCCTTCAGGAAAGACTTCAAATTGAGGTTCAGAAGAACGGCCCTTCATGCCGGGGCGATGGAATTTACGCACCCGGTGACGAAAGAGAAGATGAGATTTGAATCGCCGCTGGCGCCCGATATGAAAAATTTTTTAAACAAGGAGAAGTAA
- the greA gene encoding transcription elongation factor GreA, with protein MAKGRAYLTPEGYEKLRKELEYLKNTKRKELSKAIGEARSHGDISENAEYDAAKEAQGLNEKKIAELNERLATAQIIDEENMSKDEVLIGATVKLKDLTNGEELEYTLVSEEEADYSQNKISVSSPVGSGLMNHKKGDTVDIKVPRGVLKYKILNISR; from the coding sequence ATGGCTAAAGGCAGGGCGTATCTGACGCCGGAAGGCTATGAGAAGCTGAGAAAAGAGCTGGAGTATCTGAAGAACACAAAGCGTAAAGAGCTGTCGAAAGCGATAGGCGAGGCGAGAAGCCATGGCGATATAAGCGAGAACGCCGAATACGACGCAGCTAAAGAAGCTCAGGGGCTGAACGAGAAGAAGATAGCCGAGCTCAATGAGAGGCTGGCGACGGCGCAGATAATAGACGAAGAGAACATGTCGAAGGACGAGGTCCTGATAGGCGCGACCGTGAAGCTGAAAGATCTCACAAACGGCGAGGAATTGGAGTATACCCTAGTGTCGGAAGAAGAGGCGGATTACAGCCAGAACAAGATATCCGTATCTTCTCCGGTAGGGTCTGGCCTGATGAACCATAAGAAGGGCGATACCGTAGATATAAAGGTGCCTAGAGGCGTTTTGAAATACAAGATATTGAATATTAGCAGGTAG